Genomic window (Croceicoccus sp. Ery15):
GTAATCGATGACCGAAGCCTGATACTGCCGCCCGTGATTGGCGAGCGCGCTATAGGCGTTCACCATTTGCAGCACCGTCGTATCGCCCGCGCCCAGCGCAAAAGCGAGATAGGGGTCATAACTTCCGATGCCGACACGCTCGAACGTGCCGATCACATTGTTCATGCCCGAATCATTGGCGATATGGACGGTCATCAGATTGCGCGACTGCTCCAGCCCCCAGCGCATCGTCTGTTCGCCCGCGCCGCGGGTGCCGCCGAAATTGCGGAAACATTTCTCGCCCAGCCGCGCACCCTGATAGACGCAGAACGGCCCGTCGGTGACCAGCGTCGCGGGCGTCATCCCCTGATCGAGGCCGGTCGCATAGACGAAGGGCTTGATCGTCGAACCCGGCTGCCGTTCCGCCTGCGTGGCGCGGTTGAAGCTGCCAAGCCGCGAATCGAATCCGCCCTGCATGGCGAGCACGCGGCCCGTCTGCGGGTTCTGCACGACCAGACCGCCCGACACCTCGGGAATGGTGCGCACGCGCCAGCCGCTGCCGTCGGGCGACGCGACAATCACATCGCCCGCCTTCAACGCATCGGGCAGATTGCCCAGCGGGAAGGTTTCGCCGTCGCTGAAACCGATCCGCGCGTCAGAGCCGCTGCGTTCGGTGACCACGCCCACGCGCCAGTCCTGATAATCGACCGCAAGGTTCGATACGATCAGCTGCGTCTGCCAGTTCTGGTCCATGTCGATCTTTGCGATCGGGCCGGTCCAGCCACGCGTTCCGTGATAGCGCATCAGTCCCGCGCGCAGCGCCTTGCGCGCGGCATGCTGCATTTCCATGTCGAGCGAGGTGCGCACCCATAGCCCGCCGGCGTACACCGAATTCGGCCCGTCTTCGGCCTTTTCGCCATAGGCGTCGAGCAGGCGGCGGCGCACTTCCTCGATGAAATAGCCGCCCGCCGGATCATAGCCCTCGCGGCGACGCTCCACGAGGCCGAGCGGCATCGCCTTGGCCGCATCCGCCTCTGCCCGCGATGCCCAGCCATTGTCGACCATCTGGTCCAGCACGTAATTGCGCCGTTCGATCGCCATGTCGCGGTAACGCGCACGGCCATAGCGTTCGGGCGCCTTGGGCAGGATCGCCAGAAACGCCGTCTCGTGCAGGTCCAGCTCGTTCACATCCTTGTCGAAATAGGCACGCGCGGCTGCCTGTACGCCAAAGCTTTGCCGGCCAAGCGGAATTTCGTTGAGATACAGCTCGAGGATCTGCTCCTTGGTCAGCACGCCTTCGATGCGCTGGGCCAGGATCATTTCCTTCAGCTTGCGGGTGACCGAATATTCGTCGCCCACAAGGATATTCTTGGCCACCTGCTGCGTGATCGTCGACCCGCCCTTGGCGCGTTCGCCCGACCCCAGCTTGGACACATAATCGACGACCGCACCGGCCAGACCGCCGACATCGACGCCGCCATGGCTCCAGAATGTCTTGTCCTCGGCCGACAGGAACGCATCCTGCAATTGCTTGGGAAAATCGACATAGCGCAATTGCACGCGCCGTTCGCGGGCATAGCTGTTCACGATCTCGCCATCCGCGCCGCGCACCATGGTCGGCAACGCGGGTTGATAGGTAAGCAGGCGATCGGCCGACGGCAGCCCCGTGCCCAGCCATGCATAGCCGCCCACGAACAGCAGCAAGCCTGCCGCAACCAGCACCGCCAGCACCTTGAACAGGCGGCTTTCGCGCCACCGGCGCGTAAAACCGGCCCAAAACGCGGCAAATGCGGCGCCAGTGCGTCCGGTTATGGTCTGGAATTGCTCGGTCAGGCTCATGATCGGGGCGGCACTAGCATGGGGTTCGCGCAAGAGAAAAGACGAAAGGGCATGACGATACGATGAATAGGGCGATGCATGGGGATAAGCTAACGCCCTGGCGCCAGTAATCCGGCAGTGATCGCGTCGGCCAGCGCCGTCACGATGGCGGCACGCCCTTCCTCGCTGCTGACCCGGGCGGCATCGTCGGGATTGCTGATATAGCCTGCCTCGAACAACAGCGATGGCATGCGCGCGGACCGCAGCACTACCAGATTGGCGCCGCGCCGGAACTTCCCGTGAACCGGCATCGCGGCCCTCACCCGCATTTCCAGCCGGTCCGCGATGCGGGCCGAGGCAAGGTTCGTCTCGCGCCGCGCCAGTTCGGCCAGCACCGCCTCGACATCGCCCAGCCCGGCATCGTCCGCGGTTCCGTCGCCGTCCGTCTCATTGAAATCGCGCGCCAATGCCAACGCCTCGGCATCGCTGGCACGGGCGGACAGCACATAGATATTGGCCCCCTGCGCTTCCTCGACCGGAGCGCTATCGGCGTGGATCGACAGGAACAGGTCAGGCTCCAGCGATTCCGCCAGTTCCACCCGCGCTTCCAGCGGCAGGAAACGGTCGTCCTCTCGCGTCAGGGCAACGCGCACCGCGCCAAGCTCCAGCAACCTTTCGCGCAGGGCGAGCGCGATGGGCAGGATCACGTCCTTTTCGCGAATGCCGCTGGGGCCGGTCGCGCCCGGGTCGAACCCGCCATGACCCGCATCGATCACGACCAGCGGCGCTTCATCGCCCGCGCGTCCCGCGCTGATGCGCGGCAAGGCCGCCGTGCGCGATTCGGGCAATGCCATCGACAGCACCGCCTCCCCCCGTCCGTCCGCCGGGAAAATCACCGCCAGAACCAGCCCCAGAACGCCGCCCGAAAGCAGCGACCCCGCCGCCAACAGCGCCGCGCGCGCCTTCCGGCCCGCCGTTGTGGCTTCCTCCAATTGCAGAACCGGCTGTTCCATGGATCAACCGCTTGCCCGTCCGGTCCGCGCCGGACAAGCCCGCCATATGGAATATCGCCCCTGTTTTGCCCGGTTTCCGACTGCGGATACGCCGGTGAACCGGCGCGCCAACCGGATCGCGTGCGCGAACGATCTAACTGTACGATGGCTTTTTATTGCCGAACCGCCGGACCGGTGCTAGCGTGCCTTTCGTCGGGTGGATCGGATATCCGGCGCATCGCAAGTCGGCCACCATGGCCGACGGTTCCTGATGGGAACCGACGAGCGCCAGTGTCCCGTCCTCTATCTTCCGACATTTGGCGCGATACCGCCGGAGCGAGCAGACTGCCGATCGATCGGCCTGCCCCATCGCATCCCGCGTAGCGCGCATCCCGGATCAAACCGGGACCGGATTGGAATTGGTGGATATGGCCAGGAAGACAATGAATGCGGCGACCACCCTGCCTTGCAGGGCCGCTCGCACCGTCGTCTTTGCTTCACACGCGCCTGACCGTTTCGCTTCAATATTTTCGCCG
Coding sequences:
- a CDS encoding penicillin-binding protein 1A; translation: MSLTEQFQTITGRTGAAFAAFWAGFTRRWRESRLFKVLAVLVAAGLLLFVGGYAWLGTGLPSADRLLTYQPALPTMVRGADGEIVNSYARERRVQLRYVDFPKQLQDAFLSAEDKTFWSHGGVDVGGLAGAVVDYVSKLGSGERAKGGSTITQQVAKNILVGDEYSVTRKLKEMILAQRIEGVLTKEQILELYLNEIPLGRQSFGVQAAARAYFDKDVNELDLHETAFLAILPKAPERYGRARYRDMAIERRNYVLDQMVDNGWASRAEADAAKAMPLGLVERRREGYDPAGGYFIEEVRRRLLDAYGEKAEDGPNSVYAGGLWVRTSLDMEMQHAARKALRAGLMRYHGTRGWTGPIAKIDMDQNWQTQLIVSNLAVDYQDWRVGVVTERSGSDARIGFSDGETFPLGNLPDALKAGDVIVASPDGSGWRVRTIPEVSGGLVVQNPQTGRVLAMQGGFDSRLGSFNRATQAERQPGSTIKPFVYATGLDQGMTPATLVTDGPFCVYQGARLGEKCFRNFGGTRGAGEQTMRWGLEQSRNLMTVHIANDSGMNNVIGTFERVGIGSYDPYLAFALGAGDTTVLQMVNAYSALANHGRQYQASVIDYVQDKNGKVIWRADKRRCARCNQDEWDGKSMPRLAEGGKQVMDAGTAYQVVHMLEGVVQRGTATRLRDLGLPLFGKTGTTSGPTNAWFMGGSADLVAGVYLGFDTPRNLGGWVQGGNTAAPIVKQLIQDTKARWPTTPVQAPDGIRMVRIDRRSGKRVFEGWPSLTEYTPATIWEAFKPDTEPRRSLDRQTLEEKRMAALAAIRAARAESRAAISNDTVGIDDTFLEDQGGIY
- a CDS encoding N-acetylmuramoyl-L-alanine amidase; this translates as MEQPVLQLEEATTAGRKARAALLAAGSLLSGGVLGLVLAVIFPADGRGEAVLSMALPESRTAALPRISAGRAGDEAPLVVIDAGHGGFDPGATGPSGIREKDVILPIALALRERLLELGAVRVALTREDDRFLPLEARVELAESLEPDLFLSIHADSAPVEEAQGANIYVLSARASDAEALALARDFNETDGDGTADDAGLGDVEAVLAELARRETNLASARIADRLEMRVRAAMPVHGKFRRGANLVVLRSARMPSLLFEAGYISNPDDAARVSSEEGRAAIVTALADAITAGLLAPGR